In Ascochyta rabiei chromosome 2, complete sequence, one genomic interval encodes:
- a CDS encoding Nitronate monooxygenase yields the protein MAAIKDQFSWTPMWPLIINAPMADNSGGLLAATVTLAGGFGLVGSKTDMSVTRSELNIARDTFAAHPEAPQAKSETLNVGVGFLPFVLKLDDALEVVREFKPAVVWLFAAKEFDDYAVWARAVREASPLSKIWVQVGSVASALQVAKQTRPDALCLQGADAGGHGFEKGAGIISLLPETADALEEAKLEHVPLLASGGIVDGRGVAAAMGLGAAGVVMGTRFLTSKEALVHPVVQSSILEARDGGQVTTRSKLFDQLRGPNIWPEAYDGRSLVIKSHKEYLEGVSLEEIQKKHQEALQEEDLGWKTGLEGRAAIWAGTGVGLVNEVESASKIVENVRDTARKRLNLLQSPSPSEWPAHGGT from the coding sequence ATGGCTGCCATCAAGGACCAGTTCTCGTGGACGCCGATGTGGCCGCTCATCATCAATGCGCCTATGGCTGACAATTCTGGTGGTCTGCTCGCTGCTACCGTGACGCTCGCCGGCGGGTTTGGACTCGTGGGAAGCAAGACAGATATGAGCGTCACTCGGTCCGAGTTGAACATCGCTAGAGACACATTCGCGGCACATCCCGAGGCACCGCAAGCCAAGTCCGAGACGCTgaatgttggtgttggtTTTTTGCCTTTTGTTCTCAAGCTTGACGATGCGCTCGAGGTGGTGAGAGAGTTCAAACCGGCTGTGGTGTGGCTCTTCGCAGCGAAAGAGTTCGACGACTATGCGGTATGGGCGAGGGCTGTAAGGGAGGCTTCTCCCTTGAGCAAGATTTGGGTCCAGGTTGGAAGTGTCGCTTCTGCGCTGCAGGTTGCGAAGCAGACACGACCTGACGCTCTTTGCCTGCAGGGTGCAGATGCGGGTGGTCATGGGTTCGAGAAAGGCGCGGGCATCATCTCACTCCTGCCTGAGACCGCAGACGCTCTTGAGGAAGCGAAGCTCGAACACGTTCCGTTGTTGGCAAGCGGGGGTATCGTGGATGGTCGTGGCGTTGCTGCAGCAATGGGCTTGGGCGCTGCGGGTGTCGTGATGGGCACACGGTTTCTGACAAGCAAAGAGGCACTCGTACATCCGGTAGTGCAATCTTCCATCCTTGAAGCGCGAGATGGTGGACAAGTCACTACAAGAAGCAAGCTGTTCGACCAGCTTAGGGGTCCTAACATTTGGCCCGAAGCGTATGATGGGAGGAGTTTGGTGATCAAGAGCCACAAGGAGTACCTCGAAGGCGTCAGTCTAGAGGAGATTCAGAAAAAGCATCAAGAAGCTCTACAAGAGGAGGATCTGGGGTGGAAGACGGGCCTAGAAGGACGTGCTGCGATCTGGGCAGGGACTGGAGTTGGTTTGGTCAACGAAGTGGAAAGTGCGAGCAAGATTGTGGAAAACGTCCGAGACACTGCAAGGAAGAGGCTTAATTTGTTGCAGAGCCCTAGCCCATCCGAATGGCCGGCACATGGAGGCACCTGA
- a CDS encoding RNA-binding protein Cwf29 → MNSVRAIQQLNKRELEAGINPEGSWHTDYRDTAFIYIGGLAFELSEGDIITIFSQYGEPVWVKLARDKETGKSRGFAWIKYEDQRSCDLAVDNLGGATIMDRVIRVDHARYKPRDDEDMRDNTMGDVDMDTGNDSDGGRRKRMKSEGDSDSEEDRPLLPEEIELGRLMEKLDVDDPMRDSMIKQQQEKVDEAVAKLKRKMRKEKERKSRHERRYRKDGSRDRHRDHDKRKLKDADHDDHHSRRPRRKDDRSRSRDRESDNGRRQRKPRHRDDSEDRDRRRHRDRSREPRDHSNDGHVTDRDHRRRRHSSDSLDGRKPTSKRSPSPYRKRSPR, encoded by the coding sequence ATGAACTCGGTGCGCGCAATCCAGCAACTGAATAAGCGCGAGCTCGAAGCCGGCATCAACCCAGAAGGCTCCTGGCACACCGACTACCGCGACACGGCATTCATCTACATCGGCGGCCTAGCATTCGAGCTCTCGGAGGGTGACATCATCACCATCTTCTCGCAATATGGCGAGCCTGTATGGGTGAAGCTGGCGCGCGACAAGGAAACGGGAAAGTCACGTGGATTTGCATGGATAAAATACGAGGAccagagaagctgcgattTGGCTGTGGATAACCTGGGCGGCGCAACTATCATGGACCGAGTCATCAGGGTCGATCACGCACGATACAAGCCAAGAGACGATGAGGACATGAGGGACAACACCATGGGCGATGTAGACATGGACACCGGGAACGACTCGGATGGAGGCAGACGCAAGCGGATGAAGAGCGAGGGAGACAGTGATTCAGAGGAGGATAGGCCATTACTGCCGGAGGAGATTGAGCTTGGGCGCCTCATGGAAAAGCTTGACGTCGACGATCCTATGCGCGACTCTATGATCAAGCAACAGCAAGAGAAGGTGGACGAGGCAGTTGCCAAGTTGAAACGCAAGATgaggaaggagaaggaaaGGAAGAGCAGACATGAGAGACGATATCGCAAAGATGGCTCAAGAGACCGCCATCGAGACCACGACAAGAGGAAACTCAAGGACGCTGATCATGACGACCACCACAGCCGGCGACCTCGGCGCAAGGATGACCGTAGCAGAAGCCGCGACAGGGAGTCCGACAATGGTCGCCGTCAGAGGAAACCCAGGCATCGGGACGACTCAGAAGATAGAGATCGACGCCGCCACCGTGATCGAAGTCGAGAGCCACGCGACCACAGCAATGACGGGCATGTCACGGACCGCGACCATCGACGGCGCCGCCACAGCTCCGACAGCCTAGATGGAAGGAAGCCAACGTCAAAACGCTCGCCTTCGCCGTACCGTAAACGCTCTCCTCGATGA